The following are encoded together in the Nocardioides sp. Arc9.136 genome:
- a CDS encoding VanZ family protein, with translation MFREVPVLPVVVPLAGVVLVVLVWRLRRRGSLTAPRAAVALAACVYAAGVVANTVFPIYLDKPARTARWQDSIHLGLLSDYEVADAVMNTGVFVPVGILLALVAPRWSGARVLAVAAACSLLIEVSQYVAAQALAGGHVADVNDLLFNVVGAALGLLAVTALRQVPLGARLVDRFRWA, from the coding sequence GTGTTCCGTGAGGTGCCGGTGCTGCCGGTAGTGGTCCCGCTCGCCGGGGTGGTGCTCGTGGTCCTGGTGTGGCGCCTGCGCCGGCGCGGGTCCTTGACGGCGCCCCGCGCCGCGGTCGCGCTCGCCGCGTGCGTGTACGCCGCCGGCGTAGTCGCGAACACCGTCTTCCCGATCTACCTCGACAAGCCCGCGCGCACCGCCCGGTGGCAGGACTCGATCCATCTCGGCCTGCTGTCGGACTACGAGGTCGCGGACGCCGTGATGAACACCGGCGTCTTCGTCCCGGTCGGGATCCTCCTGGCGCTCGTCGCGCCGCGGTGGTCGGGCGCCCGGGTGCTGGCCGTGGCGGCCGCGTGCAGCCTGCTGATCGAGGTGAGCCAGTACGTCGCCGCGCAGGCCCTGGCGGGCGGCCACGTCGCGGACGTCAACGACCTGTTGTTCAACGTCGTCGGCGCCGCGCTCGGCCTGCTCGCGGTGACCGCGCTCCGGCAGGTCCCGCTCGGGGCGCGCCTGGTCGACCGGTTCCGCTGGGCCTGA
- a CDS encoding GNAT family N-acetyltransferase, with product MTPDRFEDFADVVNPNRRATHCWCLSHRLPASEIDRLGGGSREQAARRLGEREHPPGVVTYRDGEPVGWCSISPRPEIPRLERSRLIRPVDDVPVWSVICLVVRGGRRRQGVTAAMLEGAVAYAASRGATAVEAHPVDPPGRIDTTMAFVGVRAMFERAGFEVVGTTDAVASGLPRLTMRRTLA from the coding sequence GTGACCCCTGACCGCTTCGAGGACTTCGCCGACGTCGTCAACCCGAACCGGCGCGCCACCCACTGCTGGTGCCTCTCCCACCGGCTCCCGGCCTCCGAGATCGACCGGCTGGGAGGCGGCAGCCGCGAGCAGGCCGCGCGGCGCCTCGGCGAGCGCGAGCACCCGCCGGGGGTGGTCACCTACCGCGACGGCGAACCGGTCGGCTGGTGCAGCATCTCCCCCCGCCCGGAGATCCCCCGGCTCGAGCGCAGCCGCCTCATCCGCCCCGTCGACGACGTCCCCGTGTGGTCCGTCATCTGCCTCGTCGTCCGCGGCGGTCGGCGGCGCCAGGGGGTCACCGCGGCGATGCTCGAGGGCGCCGTCGCCTACGCGGCCTCGCGGGGCGCCACGGCCGTCGAGGCGCACCCGGTGGACCCGCCCGGCCGGATCGACACGACGATGGCGTTCGTGGGCGTGCGCGCGATGTTCGAGCGGGCCGGCTTCGAGGTCGTCGGAACGACCGACGCGGTCGCGTCCGGGCTGCCCCGCCTGACCATGCGCCGGACGCTCGCCTGA
- a CDS encoding sulfotransferase — MSSPAWLGIGAQRSGTTWFTDLLTQHPAVGLGTNGKKEQQLLHKVGDGRVPEAQYLDLFPADGVHRGEWTPQSLRHASAPAAAARLVPDAPVLVLLRDPVERFRSAMRLAATRGRSWPYPVPITVQTWSGFYADQLEAWAAAVGRDRVHVMVYEVVRRDPQAAVDEVWRLIGVDPVPLAEVERASGSSSQAEWDWTPGLKESLQVMYRPQAERLAKDWGLDVSAWSGLH; from the coding sequence ATGAGCTCACCGGCATGGTTGGGGATCGGCGCCCAGCGCAGCGGCACGACCTGGTTCACCGACCTGCTGACCCAGCACCCGGCCGTCGGGCTCGGCACCAACGGCAAGAAGGAGCAGCAGCTGCTGCACAAGGTCGGCGACGGCCGGGTCCCCGAGGCGCAGTACCTCGACCTCTTCCCCGCCGACGGCGTCCACCGCGGCGAGTGGACCCCGCAGTCCCTGCGCCACGCCTCCGCCCCGGCCGCCGCCGCGCGGCTGGTCCCGGACGCACCGGTGCTCGTGCTGCTGCGGGACCCCGTCGAGCGGTTCCGCTCCGCGATGCGGCTGGCGGCCACCCGGGGCAGGTCCTGGCCCTACCCGGTGCCGATCACGGTGCAGACCTGGAGCGGGTTCTACGCCGACCAGCTCGAGGCGTGGGCGGCCGCCGTGGGCCGCGACCGGGTGCACGTGATGGTCTACGAGGTCGTCCGGCGCGACCCGCAGGCCGCCGTCGACGAGGTGTGGCGCCTGATCGGCGTCGACCCCGTGCCCCTGGCCGAGGTCGAGCGGGCCTCCGGCTCCTCCTCCCAAGCGGAGTGGGACTGGACGCCGGGGCTCAAGGAGTCGCTGCAGGTGATGTACCGCCCGCAGGCCGAGCGGCTGGCGAAGGACTGGGGGCTCGACGTCTCCGCCTGGTCCGGGCTGCACTGA
- a CDS encoding TldD/PmbA family protein gives MSEAGLDPTFTALPHRHLGDTALARARDLGATHAEFRFERVRYQHLGVRDGVLQGASDAEDLGFAVRVVHRGAWGFASGVVLTPEEAVRVAETAVQVAQLAAAMTPRPVELAPEPTYDDVVWVSSYEVDPFTVPVAEKAAVLIDWTERLRAGAAVDHASASLQQVDEHKYYADLSGTRTTQRRIRLQPAFEAMGSSDDVFDSMASTAPPVGRGYEYVAGGPGQWDWDAELAEVPELLAEKLAAPSVEPGDYDLVIHPSNLWLTIHESIGHATELDRALGYEANYAGTSFATYDKLGTLQYGSPVMNVTGDRTVEHGLATTGYDDEGVATQQWDIVRDGVLVGYQLDRPMAAMKPELAGPDHPQGRSNGCAYADSPGHIPIQRMANVSLQPAPDGPSTEELIGRVERGLYVVGDKSWSIDMQRYNFQFTGQRFHRIQDGELVGQVRDAAYQSTTTDFWGSMEAVGGPRTWLLGGAFNCGKAQPGQVASVSHGCPTALFRGVRILNTTDEAGH, from the coding sequence ATGAGCGAAGCGGGTCTCGATCCCACCTTCACCGCCCTCCCCCACCGCCACCTCGGCGACACCGCTCTCGCCCGGGCGCGCGACCTCGGAGCGACCCACGCGGAGTTCCGGTTCGAGCGGGTCCGGTACCAGCACCTCGGCGTCCGCGACGGGGTCCTCCAGGGCGCCAGCGACGCCGAGGACCTCGGCTTCGCGGTGCGCGTGGTGCACCGGGGTGCCTGGGGGTTCGCCTCCGGCGTCGTGCTCACCCCCGAGGAGGCGGTCCGCGTCGCCGAGACGGCCGTGCAGGTCGCGCAGCTGGCCGCCGCCATGACACCACGACCGGTGGAGCTGGCTCCGGAGCCGACGTACGACGACGTCGTCTGGGTCTCCTCCTACGAGGTCGACCCGTTCACGGTGCCGGTGGCCGAGAAGGCGGCGGTGCTCATCGACTGGACCGAGCGGCTGCGGGCCGGGGCCGCCGTCGACCACGCCAGCGCGAGCCTGCAGCAGGTCGACGAGCACAAGTACTACGCCGACCTCTCCGGCACCCGCACCACCCAGCGCCGGATCCGCCTGCAGCCGGCGTTCGAGGCGATGGGCTCCAGCGACGACGTGTTCGACTCGATGGCGAGCACCGCCCCGCCGGTCGGCCGCGGCTACGAGTACGTCGCCGGCGGGCCGGGCCAGTGGGACTGGGACGCCGAGCTGGCCGAGGTCCCCGAGCTGCTGGCCGAGAAGCTCGCGGCGCCCAGCGTGGAGCCGGGCGACTACGACCTGGTCATCCATCCCTCGAACCTGTGGCTGACCATCCACGAGTCCATCGGCCACGCCACGGAGCTGGACCGCGCACTGGGCTACGAGGCCAACTACGCCGGCACCAGCTTCGCGACGTACGACAAGCTCGGGACGCTGCAGTACGGCAGCCCGGTCATGAACGTCACCGGCGACCGCACCGTCGAGCACGGCCTGGCGACCACCGGGTACGACGACGAGGGGGTCGCCACCCAGCAGTGGGACATCGTCCGCGACGGGGTGCTGGTCGGCTACCAGCTCGACCGGCCGATGGCCGCGATGAAGCCGGAGCTCGCCGGCCCCGACCACCCGCAGGGCCGCTCCAACGGCTGCGCCTACGCCGACTCCCCCGGCCACATCCCGATCCAGCGGATGGCCAACGTCTCGCTGCAGCCGGCACCCGACGGCCCGAGCACCGAGGAGCTGATCGGCCGCGTCGAGCGCGGCCTGTACGTCGTCGGCGACAAGTCGTGGTCGATCGACATGCAGCGCTACAACTTCCAGTTCACCGGGCAGCGCTTCCACCGGATCCAGGACGGAGAGCTGGTCGGGCAGGTGCGCGACGCGGCGTACCAGTCGACCACCACGGACTTCTGGGGCTCGATGGAGGCCGTCGGCGGGCCGCGGACGTGGCTGCTCGGCGGGGCGTTCAACTGCGGCAAGGCCCAGCCCGGCCAGGTCGCGTCCGTGAGCCACGGCTGCCCCACCGCGCTCTTCCGCGGCGTGCGCATCCTCAACACCACCGACGAGGCAGGTCACTGA
- a CDS encoding metallopeptidase TldD-related protein — translation MHSPTQPRVTPQSLVEHALAATIADECVVVVRDRTSANLRWAGNTLTTNGVMHGVDVTVVSFIHRADGTSTGSVSGSATDQAQVSALVTAADAAARAASVAEDAAELVRDRTSPDWDDEPVRTGIHTYDAFAPALGEAFGRAEAGGRVLYGFVNHELTTTYLGSTTGLRLRHVQPTGHYGCTGKTADLSQSAWVGGATRDFSDVDALAMDAELEQRLGWGTRRVDLPAGRYDTVLPPSAVADLMIDAYWYAGARVAHEGQSVYSRRGGGTRVGERIAREGVHLLSDPSYAGLECSPFVVASSSGNESSVFDNGLPLGRTDWVRDGELAALLQTRHSAAMTGLPVTPAIDNLVLDVDGGTGSTQDLVAGVERGLLVTCLWYIREVDPQTLLLTGLTRDGVYLVEGGEITGAVNNFRWNESPVDLLGRFSHAGATEPSFSREWGDDYFSRTATPALRVPDFNMSSVSQAM, via the coding sequence ATGCACTCCCCCACCCAGCCCCGGGTCACGCCCCAGTCCCTCGTCGAGCACGCGCTCGCCGCCACCATCGCCGACGAGTGCGTCGTCGTCGTCCGCGACCGCACCAGCGCCAACCTCCGCTGGGCCGGCAACACGCTGACCACGAACGGCGTCATGCACGGCGTCGACGTCACGGTGGTCTCGTTCATCCACCGGGCCGACGGCACCTCGACCGGCTCGGTGTCGGGGAGCGCGACCGACCAGGCGCAGGTCTCGGCCCTGGTCACCGCCGCCGACGCCGCGGCGAGGGCGGCCTCCGTGGCCGAGGACGCCGCCGAGCTGGTCCGCGACCGGACGTCGCCGGACTGGGACGACGAACCGGTGCGCACCGGCATCCACACCTACGACGCGTTCGCGCCGGCCCTGGGCGAGGCCTTCGGGCGCGCGGAGGCCGGGGGCCGGGTGCTCTACGGCTTCGTCAACCACGAGCTGACCACGACGTACCTCGGCTCCACGACCGGCCTTCGCCTGCGCCACGTGCAGCCGACCGGCCACTACGGCTGCACCGGCAAGACGGCGGACCTCAGCCAGAGCGCGTGGGTCGGCGGGGCCACCCGCGACTTCTCCGACGTCGACGCGCTGGCGATGGACGCCGAGCTCGAGCAGCGCCTCGGCTGGGGCACCCGCCGCGTGGACCTGCCCGCCGGCCGCTACGACACCGTCCTCCCGCCGAGCGCCGTGGCCGACCTGATGATCGACGCCTACTGGTACGCCGGCGCCCGGGTCGCCCACGAGGGACAGTCGGTCTACAGCCGGCGCGGCGGCGGCACCCGGGTCGGCGAGCGGATCGCCCGGGAGGGCGTGCACCTGCTCAGCGACCCGTCGTACGCCGGGCTGGAGTGCTCGCCGTTCGTGGTCGCCTCCTCCTCGGGCAACGAGTCCTCGGTCTTCGACAACGGCCTGCCGCTCGGCCGCACCGACTGGGTGCGCGACGGCGAGCTCGCCGCCCTGCTGCAGACCCGCCACTCCGCCGCGATGACCGGCCTCCCGGTGACGCCGGCGATCGACAACCTGGTGCTCGACGTCGACGGCGGGACCGGCAGCACCCAGGACCTGGTCGCGGGGGTGGAGCGCGGCCTGCTGGTGACCTGCCTCTGGTACATCCGCGAGGTCGACCCGCAGACGCTCCTGCTGACCGGCCTGACCCGCGACGGCGTCTACCTGGTCGAGGGCGGCGAGATCACCGGCGCGGTCAACAACTTCCGCTGGAACGAGAGCCCGGTCGACCTGCTTGGCCGCTTCTCCCACGCCGGCGCCACCGAGCCGAGCTTCAGCCGGGAGTGGGGCGACGACTACTTCAGCCGGACGGCCACCCCCGCCCTGCGGGTGCCCGACTTCAACATGTCGAGCGTGTCGCAGGCGATGTGA
- a CDS encoding CHAD domain-containing protein, whose amino-acid sequence MTRTQHLEVEHTYAPPPGTEVPALAGPGGLPGVARVAEPVVHELHATYHDTGGLALTAAGITLRARTGGPDEGWHLKLPAPGGREELHHRLGRGETVPARLRGLVTAWTQGEPLSPVATVATRRTSRSLLAEDGTVLAELADDEVTGTPVGGAPVSWREWELELVEGGPDLLAAADELFEGLGVEPRPLARKIAVALGDRLPQVPEVADPVLRAVAADVGVLKLLDSRWRRGEPVAGELASVVRRIRAALWTLRPGWGRTVTGPVRAELAWLSESLVEAAELAAAHERVLAVLEEEREGVAPVRRLLRAAFEEHEREAAARVLDDLQADRYLALLRSLDRVVAEPASEEPLTRKQLRRRLEKARTKASARTGEDEGRYTPARHLAAAEHLADVADLVEPVVGKEARRARRWAEQAVEGLEDACTTLRAQQEVGAVATRAATTGEAFLLGRLHGRLEVRLAG is encoded by the coding sequence ATGACGCGCACACAGCACCTCGAGGTCGAGCACACGTACGCACCCCCGCCCGGGACCGAGGTCCCGGCGCTGGCCGGGCCGGGCGGGCTGCCCGGGGTGGCGCGGGTCGCCGAGCCGGTCGTGCACGAGCTGCACGCGACGTACCACGACACCGGCGGGCTGGCACTGACCGCCGCCGGCATCACCCTGCGGGCCCGCACCGGGGGACCGGACGAGGGATGGCACCTCAAGCTGCCCGCCCCGGGTGGCCGCGAGGAGCTGCACCACCGGCTCGGCAGGGGCGAGACGGTGCCGGCGCGGCTGCGCGGTCTCGTCACCGCCTGGACGCAGGGTGAGCCGTTGTCGCCGGTCGCGACGGTGGCGACCCGGCGCACCTCACGGTCGCTCCTCGCCGAGGACGGGACCGTGCTGGCCGAGCTGGCCGACGACGAGGTCACCGGCACCCCGGTCGGCGGAGCGCCGGTCTCGTGGCGGGAGTGGGAGCTGGAGCTGGTCGAGGGCGGGCCCGACCTGCTGGCCGCGGCCGACGAGCTCTTCGAGGGGCTCGGGGTCGAGCCGAGGCCGCTGGCCCGCAAGATCGCGGTCGCGCTCGGCGACCGGCTCCCGCAGGTCCCCGAGGTCGCCGACCCCGTGCTGCGGGCCGTCGCGGCGGACGTCGGCGTCCTCAAGCTGCTGGACAGCCGGTGGCGGCGTGGCGAGCCGGTCGCCGGCGAGCTGGCGTCGGTGGTGCGGCGGATCCGGGCGGCGCTGTGGACGCTGCGCCCGGGCTGGGGCCGCACGGTGACCGGCCCCGTTCGCGCGGAGCTGGCGTGGCTGTCGGAGTCGCTCGTCGAGGCCGCGGAGCTCGCCGCGGCGCACGAGCGCGTGCTGGCGGTCCTCGAGGAGGAGCGGGAAGGGGTGGCCCCCGTGCGCCGGCTGCTGCGCGCCGCCTTCGAGGAGCACGAGCGCGAGGCCGCAGCAAGGGTGCTCGACGACCTGCAGGCGGACCGGTACCTCGCGCTGCTGCGGTCGCTGGACCGGGTGGTCGCCGAGCCGGCGTCGGAGGAGCCGCTGACGAGGAAGCAGCTGCGGCGCCGCCTGGAGAAGGCGCGGACGAAGGCGTCGGCACGGACGGGCGAGGACGAGGGGCGCTACACCCCTGCGCGCCACCTGGCGGCCGCCGAGCACCTCGCCGACGTCGCGGACCTCGTGGAGCCGGTCGTCGGGAAGGAGGCGCGGCGGGCGCGCCGGTGGGCGGAGCAGGCGGTCGAGGGTCTCGAGGACGCCTGCACCACGCTGCGCGCCCAGCAGGAGGTCGGGGCCGTGGCGACCCGGGCGGCCACGACCGGCGAGGCGTTCCTCCTCGGGCGGCTGCACGGGCGGCTCGAGGTGCGGCTGGCCGGCTGA
- a CDS encoding serine hydrolase — protein sequence MSAGVDGLTARRLRARLAHAQSTGRLPSVVAGLVRDGEPVWRDAYGAEAVPGHDPFDVQYRIGSITKTMTAVLVLQAVREGLLGLDDPASVVLGEDVAYADRTLRTLLAHSSGMQSEPAGPWWERSAGRSWEELAALHDGSGAAFPAHQEFHYSNLGYALLGEVVARVRGTTWWEAVEGRLLAPLGMTRTSYLPVGAAAQGWSVHPYESTLVPEPATDTGAMAPAGQVWATLTDLARYAVFLLDGHPDVLSPAELRQAFGPQSGNPTDGLGYAHGLGFQLLPGGSGTLAGHTGSMPGFLAAVLVDPRRRSGGVVLTDATAGCSPAAVVTDLLEELERCEPTVAPAWTPSPALPPPLVGVPGVWHWGNTAIVFAMEGTELVARRAGQELYRFAVRGGRVLGLSGYHAGEELHVVRRPDGSVGHLEVATFVYTRTPYDPDAPVPGGHPGR from the coding sequence GTGAGCGCCGGGGTCGACGGCCTCACCGCCCGCCGGCTGCGCGCCCGGCTGGCCCACGCCCAGAGCACCGGTCGGCTGCCGTCGGTGGTGGCCGGCCTGGTGCGCGACGGCGAGCCGGTGTGGCGGGACGCGTACGGCGCGGAGGCGGTGCCCGGCCACGACCCGTTCGACGTGCAGTACCGGATCGGGTCCATCACCAAGACCATGACGGCCGTGCTCGTGCTCCAGGCCGTGCGGGAGGGCCTGCTCGGCCTGGACGACCCGGCGTCGGTGGTGCTCGGGGAGGACGTGGCGTACGCCGACCGGACGCTCCGCACGCTGCTCGCGCACAGCTCGGGCATGCAGTCGGAGCCGGCCGGGCCGTGGTGGGAGCGGTCCGCCGGCCGGTCGTGGGAGGAGCTGGCGGCGCTGCACGACGGCTCGGGTGCGGCGTTCCCCGCCCACCAGGAGTTCCACTACTCCAACCTCGGGTACGCGCTGCTCGGCGAGGTCGTCGCGCGCGTCCGGGGCACGACGTGGTGGGAGGCCGTGGAGGGCCGGTTGCTCGCGCCGCTAGGGATGACGCGCACGTCGTACCTCCCCGTCGGCGCCGCCGCGCAGGGCTGGTCGGTGCACCCCTACGAGTCGACGCTCGTCCCGGAGCCCGCGACCGACACCGGGGCGATGGCGCCCGCGGGCCAGGTGTGGGCGACGCTCACCGACCTGGCGCGGTACGCCGTCTTCCTCCTCGACGGCCACCCCGACGTGCTCTCGCCGGCCGAGCTGCGGCAGGCGTTCGGGCCGCAGTCGGGCAACCCCACCGACGGGCTCGGCTACGCGCACGGGCTGGGGTTCCAGCTGCTGCCCGGCGGCTCGGGCACGCTCGCGGGGCACACCGGCTCGATGCCGGGGTTCCTCGCCGCCGTCCTGGTCGACCCGAGGCGGCGCAGCGGTGGCGTGGTGCTGACCGACGCCACGGCGGGCTGCTCGCCGGCCGCGGTCGTCACCGACCTGCTCGAGGAGCTCGAGCGCTGCGAGCCGACGGTCGCACCCGCGTGGACGCCGTCACCGGCGCTGCCGCCGCCGCTGGTGGGCGTGCCGGGGGTCTGGCACTGGGGCAACACCGCGATCGTCTTCGCGATGGAGGGCACCGAGCTGGTCGCCCGCCGGGCCGGGCAGGAGCTCTACCGGTTCGCCGTCCGTGGGGGACGGGTGCTGGGGCTGTCCGGCTACCACGCCGGCGAGGAGCTCCACGTCGTCCGGCGCCCGGACGGGTCGGTGGGCCACCTCGAGGTCGCCACCTTCGTCTACACCCGGACGCCGTACGACCCGGACGCCCCCGTTCCCGGGGGTCATCCGGGTCGCTGA
- the gcvP gene encoding aminomethyl-transferring glycine dehydrogenase produces the protein MSDRPTLSELDGALPFVDRHIGLQPAAEAAMLERLGFDSVESLMSAAVPGGIRTDAALDLPAAQSEDATARELRAIAALNNPLEAMIGLGYSATITPPVIRRNVLEDPSWYTAYTPYQPEISQGRLEALINFQTVVGDLTGVPTANASLLDEGTAAAEAMTLVRRGNRKADGPFVVDADALPQTIEVVRTRAEAMGIEVVVADLTGGLPEGPASGVLMQYPGASGRVLDPRPLIEAVHERGGLAVVAADLLALTLLESPGSMGADVVVGSSQRFGVPLFYGGPHAGYMAVASGLERHLPGRLVGVSVDAEGRPAYRLALQTREQHIRRDKATSNICTAQVLLAVVASMYAVHHGPEGLRAIATRTHRYAAVLAAALAEAGHEALHGEFFDTVQVAAPGRAAEVVAAARERGIHLRLVDADTVGISTSECTTRSTLERVLASFGVEGADLDGLDRATADALPEPLRRTTPYLTHEVFSAHHSETQMLRYLRRLSARDYALDRGMIPLGSCTMKLNATTEMEPVSLPGFADLHPFAPAEDAAGYHLLVDQLEGWLAEVTGYDRVSIQPNAGSQGELAGLLAIRGYHRANGDAARDVCLIPSSAHGTNAASAVMAGMRVVVVKAAADGGVDMDDLRAQCEKHTDDLAAIMVTYPSTHGAYEDTITELCEVVHAHGGQVYVDGANLNALLGHAKPGEFGGDVSHLNLHKTFCIPHGGGGPGVGPVAVREHLAPYLPSHGMHPDATKREGIGPISAAPYGSAGILPISWAYVRMMGGAGLTRATASAVLSANYVAARLGEHFPVLYRGHGDLVAHECILDVRGITKETGVSVEDVAKRLVDYGFHAPTMSFPVAGTLMVEPTESEDLGEIDRFCEAMIAIKGEIDRVGAGEWSPEESPLRGAPHTSRALVGEWDRPYLRELAVFPTGVDPDKYWPPVARIDQAYGDRNLQCSCPPLEAFAE, from the coding sequence CACCGACGCGGCGCTCGACCTGCCCGCCGCGCAGTCCGAGGACGCCACCGCCCGGGAGCTGCGCGCGATCGCGGCGCTGAACAACCCGCTCGAGGCGATGATCGGCCTCGGCTACTCCGCCACGATCACCCCGCCGGTGATCCGGCGCAACGTGCTCGAGGACCCCAGCTGGTACACCGCCTACACGCCGTACCAGCCGGAGATCTCCCAGGGCCGGCTCGAGGCGCTGATCAACTTCCAGACCGTCGTCGGCGACCTCACCGGCGTGCCGACCGCGAACGCCTCGCTGCTCGACGAGGGCACCGCGGCCGCCGAGGCGATGACCCTGGTCCGGCGGGGAAACCGCAAGGCGGACGGGCCGTTCGTGGTCGACGCCGACGCGCTGCCGCAGACGATCGAGGTCGTGCGCACCCGCGCCGAGGCGATGGGCATCGAGGTCGTGGTCGCGGACCTGACCGGCGGCCTGCCCGAGGGCCCGGCGAGCGGCGTGCTCATGCAGTACCCCGGCGCCTCCGGCCGGGTGCTCGACCCGCGGCCGCTCATCGAGGCGGTCCACGAGCGCGGCGGGCTGGCCGTCGTCGCCGCCGACCTGCTCGCGCTGACGCTGCTGGAGTCGCCCGGCTCGATGGGTGCCGACGTGGTCGTCGGCTCCTCCCAGCGCTTCGGGGTGCCGCTGTTCTACGGCGGCCCGCACGCCGGCTACATGGCGGTCGCCTCCGGGCTCGAGCGGCACCTGCCCGGCCGGCTGGTCGGGGTCTCGGTCGACGCCGAGGGCCGCCCGGCGTACCGCCTGGCCCTGCAGACCCGCGAGCAGCACATCCGCCGGGACAAGGCCACCTCCAACATCTGCACCGCCCAGGTGCTGCTGGCCGTCGTCGCCTCGATGTACGCCGTGCACCACGGCCCGGAGGGGCTGCGCGCCATCGCCACCCGCACCCACCGGTACGCCGCGGTGCTGGCCGCCGCGCTGGCCGAGGCCGGGCACGAGGCGCTCCACGGCGAGTTCTTCGACACCGTCCAGGTCGCGGCACCGGGCCGTGCCGCCGAGGTCGTCGCGGCCGCGCGGGAGCGGGGGATCCACCTCCGGCTCGTCGACGCCGACACCGTCGGGATCAGCACCTCGGAGTGCACCACGCGCTCGACCCTCGAGCGGGTGCTGGCGTCGTTCGGGGTGGAGGGCGCGGACCTCGACGGTCTCGACCGCGCGACCGCCGACGCGCTGCCGGAGCCGCTGCGCCGCACCACGCCGTACCTCACCCACGAGGTGTTCTCCGCGCACCACAGCGAGACCCAAATGCTGCGCTACCTGCGCCGGCTCTCGGCCCGCGACTACGCGCTGGACCGCGGGATGATCCCGCTCGGGTCGTGCACGATGAAGCTGAACGCGACCACCGAGATGGAGCCGGTCTCCCTGCCCGGCTTCGCCGACCTGCACCCGTTCGCGCCGGCCGAGGACGCCGCCGGCTACCACCTGCTCGTCGACCAGCTCGAGGGCTGGCTGGCCGAGGTGACCGGCTACGACCGCGTCTCGATCCAGCCGAACGCCGGTTCCCAGGGCGAGCTCGCCGGTCTGCTCGCCATCCGCGGCTACCACCGCGCGAACGGCGACGCCGCCCGCGACGTCTGCCTGATCCCCTCCTCGGCGCACGGCACCAACGCCGCGTCCGCGGTGATGGCCGGGATGCGCGTCGTCGTGGTCAAGGCCGCCGCGGACGGCGGCGTGGACATGGACGACCTGCGCGCGCAGTGCGAGAAGCACACCGACGACCTGGCCGCGATCATGGTCACCTACCCCTCGACCCACGGCGCCTACGAGGACACGATCACCGAGCTGTGCGAGGTCGTGCACGCCCACGGCGGCCAGGTCTACGTCGACGGGGCGAACCTGAACGCGCTGCTCGGGCACGCCAAGCCCGGCGAGTTCGGGGGCGACGTGTCGCACCTGAACCTGCACAAGACCTTCTGCATCCCCCACGGCGGCGGCGGCCCGGGCGTCGGCCCGGTCGCGGTGCGCGAGCACCTCGCGCCGTACCTCCCCTCGCACGGGATGCACCCCGACGCCACCAAGCGCGAGGGCATCGGCCCGATCAGCGCGGCGCCGTACGGCTCGGCGGGCATCCTGCCGATCTCGTGGGCCTACGTGCGGATGATGGGCGGTGCCGGCCTGACCCGGGCCACCGCCAGCGCGGTGCTGTCGGCCAACTACGTCGCCGCCCGGCTCGGCGAGCACTTCCCGGTGCTCTACCGCGGCCACGGCGACCTGGTCGCCCACGAGTGCATCCTCGACGTCCGGGGGATCACCAAGGAGACCGGCGTGAGCGTCGAGGACGTCGCCAAGCGGCTGGTCGACTACGGCTTCCACGCCCCGACGATGTCGTTCCCGGTCGCCGGCACCCTGATGGTCGAGCCGACCGAGTCCGAGGACCTCGGCGAGATCGACCGCTTCTGCGAGGCGATGATCGCGATCAAGGGCGAGATCGACCGGGTCGGCGCGGGGGAGTGGAGCCCCGAGGAGTCGCCGCTGCGCGGCGCGCCGCACACGTCCCGCGCGCTCGTGGGCGAGTGGGACCGGCCGTACCTCCGGGAGCTGGCGGTCTTCCCGACCGGCGTGGACCCGGACAAGTACTGGCCGCCGGTGGCGCGGATCGACCAGGCCTACGGTGACCGCAACCTGCAGTGCTCGTGCCCGCCGCTCGAGGCCTTCGCCGAGTGA